The Candidatus Poribacteria bacterium genome has a segment encoding these proteins:
- a CDS encoding Rieske 2Fe-2S domain-containing protein, whose amino-acid sequence MDSVTRRAFVRTAALGAATLGTGCASVPTLRVPSDQGLVHMSRGTVEPFSAAGKPFLVAPTGSTHPLIVVPNGGGGIRVFSSRCPHLGCQTAVSSARIVCPCHGSTFGLDGSVHRGPATAPLRENRVTETAGGYVIDLA is encoded by the coding sequence ATGGACTCTGTGACACGGCGAGCGTTCGTGCGGACGGCGGCGCTGGGCGCGGCGACGCTCGGGACGGGATGCGCGAGTGTACCGACGCTGCGGGTTCCGTCCGATCAAGGACTCGTCCACATGTCGCGCGGTACCGTCGAGCCGTTCTCGGCGGCCGGCAAGCCGTTTCTCGTCGCACCAACGGGTTCCACACATCCGCTGATCGTGGTCCCGAATGGAGGCGGAGGGATACGGGTATTCAGTTCGCGGTGCCCCCACCTAGGCTGTCAGACAGCGGTCTCGTCGGCGCGCATCGTCTGTCCATGCCACGGCTCGACCTTCGGGCTGGATGGCTCAGTCCATCGGGGTCCGGCAACCGCTCCATTGCGGGAGAATCGTGTCACGGAGACGGCGGGGGGTTACGTGATCGACTTGGCGTGA